TAAGCTCATTTCCATGGTATGTGTTAGCTGAGGTGATACGGATGGGCCACCGGTGACCGTATCTAGCTTTCCCACTTGCCAGGTATGGAAAAGCGAAAAATGGACAGATTTTGTCATAGTTTACTAAGCACGTGGTTCTGAGTATGTTGATCAATTCGTGTCATGCCTGCTGCTGCTAGAGAAAGTATATAGGCGAAATAAAAAAGATCGGTCAGGATGAGCCCTCTCTGATTTTCACTTTTTACAATTTACTGTAGAAACAACACATTAATTTTTACTCTATGTAATCAACACATTGAAGAGCCTAGTGGTTAAAGAAAGCCTTAATAGCACCTCATCTGCGGTGACTTAGTCAATATTGAGAATTTGCCGGATGCAAACTTAATTTCTTTAAAAAACAAACTAAACCAATTGATTGACTAACAAAATaattctagatctagatctaatcATGGATCCAAACAATCACTATTCAGAAAAAACTAAATAATAGACCGTAAAAATCAAGACATGGCCACTAAACAAGGTTAGGATCTTATTTCCCAACTAAATTGAACCTAAGACCTTCAAAGGTTTTATCCAATTTCATTTATAGTTGCCTCAAGCAtgcaaagagagagaaaaggagaacctAATTAATCAAGTAATCTAGTGCTAAACCTTTAAAAAGGTGTTAGAAATGGCATGTACTTACCTTCTATAGTCTCATCCTTCAAAGAAATCAAGAGCAAAACCGTCCTCATAAATTTGCAATTTTAGGAAAGTTGAAGCACCGACCCttaaagggcgggcctggtgcaagcggtagagtcttaccgcctgtgaccggaaggttccgggttcgagtcgcggtctcctcgcattgcacaggtgagggtaaggcttgccactaacacccttccccagaccccgcacagagcaggagTTCTCTGCATTGGGTACGCCCCTTTTTTTGAAGCGGCAGCCCCTTGCTTTCTCCTAAGGCACGGGCCCATGAAAGCACGGCCCGATAGGGGTCGGGCCGACACGGCACGCCGGGCCTCCCGGGCCGTGCCTCTTAGGGCCACaggcctggccttcggcccaggcaTGGCACTATGGGCCGTTtttcgtgccgtgccggcccgcaAAGCACGACCAGAATTACGGGCCATGCTAGCCCACGGCCCTTACCCTTGCATTCACAGAATCAAAATGAATCAATGTTGAAAACTCGAAATGTCCAATACATTCACAGATCACAGTTTCATGCATTCACAGAATCAAAGTCCAAATGTCCGATACATTCACATTCCAACGGAGATATCAAACTCCAAACTCCAAAGTCAACAGATATAAAAAATAACCAAAATGAGCTGTTTAGTGTAAtgctgcctcgttaaaaacctttctaggtaaaactcaccattgtgagaaaccctagaaaggaaaaagAGTGCAGTCAGCTCTTAATTAAGTCTTACAAACCATTGTTCAAATGATAGACAAGTCTTTCACAGTCACACTCACTCTTTCATAGTCACAGATCACACACAACTCTCAAGAGTCAAGTCTCAACCTCACTAAGTACCAGGAGCACCACCAATAGCTTCAtcttcatcaaggtacaagttctggaatgagtcttccagctcttggttgtcaacaacatGTTGTTCCCTTTTTTCTCCTAACTCCTAGTCCTTTATGCAGATCAGCATCTCCATAGTCTCTGGTGACAAGCGCCGCCGCCATTCCTCAATTATCCTACCTAtcaaactgaaacaagactccgaaGAGATAGTAGATACAGGAACTGATatgatatctctagccattatagacaGGATTGGAAAGGTTAGCTTATGGTCACGCCACCACAGAAGtaggtcaaaatcatcctcataagaaGTAACATTGTCACTGTCTAAGTAAGCTGAGAGCTCACAAACAGCAgaagtagatgaagatgaagtggcagGGAGAGGAgaaggaccaacaacacctgATCCACGGTCAAATATTCTTCCTCATGCCTGCTTTTTCTTACCTATATGATGTGATGGTTGTGcaaccctttgagacctagctgcaccaaacttgctctcatatttgttaaatagTTTATACAATTCAGTTTTGACATCAGCATAGTATGAACTGTACTTAGAACCAGTGTATTCACCAAGTAATTGCAGCACATTAaagaaacctctcatcttagctctaggatcaagaatgaatgcatatgaatataaTAGAGGTATGTCCTGccaatatttaaggaatttaagcttcataggatatacaatagctctcagattttgatctttttcacatgtatgcaaatgagaagcaatctctaggatatggtgcagaacaagtggacttgtaggataataaacaccagacagaacaacagtggagtcatagaagagttccaggaactccaataacttctcagcaaaataccaatgatttgtagtcaacaattgtgaaccataatgggaattaatgaacacagaaaagacATTCTTGTATGGAAGCAAGTGTTTAAGCATCAGgtaagtagaattccatctaaTATCCAtaaagccaaactttctaggtctaacacccttagcattacagtattccttgaacaatgcaattctttgattagaggaatttaagaagttaattgcagttctaaaatcttctgtgtaatgtttcaacctctttaatccatattttacaatgagattaatgatatgacaagcacaacattGATGTACAAGACTGTACTTACGGTTACTAAGGATCCAAAGGATCAGGACCCAAGTAACCAGCAAATAGAGGTGTCAAAGTGTTCATAGCCTTAGTATTAGAAGAAGCATTATCTAGAGTAACGGAGAAAATCTTGTCAATCAGACAATACTCCTCAGCCACAACAGTAATTCTTTCAACAATATTTTCACCAGAATGTTTAACCTCAATCAGCCTAAGACCAATAACCCTTTTTTTAACTCCCAATcagcattcacatagtgagcaacaacactaatatagtcctccttagcattactagaccaaatgtctgaagtcaaaacaacagaagaagcagTAGGCAACACAAAATTCTTAAGCATATCACAGCGTTCAGTAAACAGCttaccaagatctctagtggtggtctgtctagaaaCCTTGGGTTATGAGTAAGAACAATGTAATCCTTCCAGGCCTGTGTCTCACCTATACCTAGTGGAAGGTCACGCCTAGCAATCAACCGACACAACTCAGATCGAGCAACAACATGATTGTAGTCCCAGTTATGCACAGATCCACCAGGATTGAAAGAAAGCCTAGACTGAACCTTAACAGCGTGATCAACCTTTTTCCTATAAGATTTCTGGTGCCTAATCAAATGGCCAGTGCCAGCTGAAGATCTAGCAAATAATTTactcttacacattttacaaaTAGCAACAGTTCGAATCTTTGAGccattcacagtctcatagatctcatcaaaatcaaccCAGACACCAGATTTACGCTTACTAAGAGATGAGATACCATCTGTGCAATTGGAGCCGACCGGTGTCCCTATCGCCGTCGCCGATGGCGTCGGTGTCGCCcctccaccaccgtcgccaccgTCCAGATCGATCAGAGCAGAGCCGCTACCGACACGATACCCAACAACGTAGCAGTGTTGTCAcggatgtcatcatcatccttGGGGACCGGCCCTGCCGCGGTCAGGTCATCGTTGTCGGTGTGGATAGACGACATCGTCGTCATCCGCCATGGCGACCTTGACCACGGACGACTGATCTtcagcaccgttcctcaacggtgcgcgTGGCCACCGTGCCCGGTCTATGCCACAGGAAGAGGATGAGGCATCGGCAACTGACCTACACGGAGGAGAAAAATAGAGAGTCAGAGAGATAGAGATCCAGATCCAGGGTAGTCGCTCagtgtcaacgaaatatggtcggcagtctacctaggggtgtgcccaaggtagtagattatcgacagacagatacgcaagccccaaacaagacggtgacgcaagacagacatgaggttttatccaggttcggccgccaagaaagcgtaatacctacgtcctgcgtctgatttgtattgctgtatgtcaatgagagatgttttttagaggggtcccctgcccgccttatatagtccggggggcagggttacagatctggaaactaatcctagtcagttacaattgccatatgtggccggataaggattcctattctaaccgaccaagatcctgcttggtcgccaaatccgtcttgattccttgtgcgggactccgatcaggttaactaggccgcacgtcgtctttcgggtgggccgaacccatcgatccggcccagcccaagctta
This sequence is a window from Miscanthus floridulus cultivar M001 chromosome 10, ASM1932011v1, whole genome shotgun sequence. Protein-coding genes within it:
- the LOC136488264 gene encoding zinc finger BED domain-containing protein DAYSLEEPER-like, whose translation is MATPNGLTFTVGQITWTTGADDSVAKATEEAWIQPAPTTTSPASDIPLLYSYAFILDPRAKMRGFFNVLQLLGEYTGSKYSSYYADVKTELYKLFNKYESKFGAARSQRVAQPSHHIAYLDSDNVTSYEDDFDLLLWWRDHKLTFPILSIMARDIISVPVSTISSESCFSLIGRIIEEWRRRLSPETMEMLICIKD